A part of Acipenser ruthenus chromosome 12, fAciRut3.2 maternal haplotype, whole genome shotgun sequence genomic DNA contains:
- the LOC117417491 gene encoding glia-derived nexin-like — translation MGHLSVLLLIGVAVSSVCSQYSGESGSDIGIQVFDQIAKSRPQDNLVMSPHGIANVLGMLQLGAEGKTKKQLVTAMRYNVNGSSKMLKRVQKSLASGKNKDLVTIANAMFAQSGFKMEDAFVSSNRELFRCESRSLNFNDPNHAAASVNHWVANRTRGMIENLVSPDMLSSALTRLVAVNAIYFKGMWKSRFQPSNTKKRNFNGGDGQVHQVPMMSQLSVFNIGSTSTPDGLEYTVIELPYHGNSMSMLIALPMKDSTPLSDIIPHISTKTIQSWMELMRQRKVRLVIPKFTAEAETDLKAPLLALGITDMFDQDKANFRSIAKSEQLSVSKALQKARIEVNEDGTKASAATAAILLARSSPPWVIVDRPFLFFVRHNPTGTVLFMGQINKP, via the exons ATGGGACATCTCTCTGTTCTCCTCCTCATCGGAGTGGCAGTGTCTTCTGTCTGCTCCCAGTACTCTGGAGAGTCTGGCTCTGACATTGGGATCCAGGTCTTCGATCAGATTGCAAAATCCAGACCGCAGGACAATCTCGTCATGTCTCCTCACGGGATAGCCAATGTGCTCGGAATGCTGCAGCTTGGAGCAGAAGGAAAGACCAAGAAGCAGCTTGTGACAGCTATGAGATACAATGTGAACG GATCTTCTAAAATGCTGAAAAGAGTACAGAAGAGCCTAGCCTCTGGGAAGAATAAAGACCTTGTTACCATAGCCAATGCAATGTTTGCACAgagtggttttaaaatggaagatGCCTTTGTCTCCAGTAACAGAGAGTTGTTTCGGTGTGAAAGTAGAAGTTTGAATTTTAATGATCCTAACCATGCTGCAGCTTCCGTCAATCACTGGGTTGCAAATCGAACCAGAG gtaTGATTGAGAACCTCGTATCTCCTGACATGCTTAGTAGTGCTCTAACAAGGCTGGTAGCAGTGAATGCCATTTActtcaaaggcatgtggaaatcTCGGTTTCAGCCCAGTAACACAAAGAAGCGGAATTTTAATGGTGGAGATGGGCAAGTACACCAAGTGCCCATGATGTCACAGCTGTCTGTATTCAACATCG GCTCAACAAGCACCCCTGATGGTTTGGAATACACGGTCATTGAGCTGCCTTACCATGGAAACAGTATGAGTATGTTAATTGCCTTGCCCATGAAAGACAGCACCCCTCTGTCGGATATCATTCCTCACATCAGCACAAAGACTATTCAGAGCTGGATGGAACTGATGCGCCAAAGAAAGGTTCGGCTGGTCATTCCGAA GTTTACTGCCGAGGCAGAAACTGATTTAAAGGCGCCTCTCTTGGCTCTTGGTATCACAGATATGTTTGATCAGGACAAGGCAAACTTCAGAAGCATTGCGA AATCTGAACAACTCAGTGTTTCCAAAGCATTGCAGAAAGCTAGAATTGAGGTGAATGAAGATGGAACAAAAGCATCTGCTGCAACTG CTGCAATTTTACTGGCGCGGTCTTCCCCTCCATGGGTCATTGTAGACAGACCTTTCCTTTTCTTTGTTCGACACAACCCAACAG GTACGGTGCTGTTTATGGGACAAATTAACAAGCCGTAG